The following proteins are encoded in a genomic region of Nocardioides sp. cx-173:
- a CDS encoding SpoIVB peptidase S55 domain-containing protein, whose translation MSLPTVQRRGATLVALASTLGLLLAAPFTTSPAVSVPPAGDCTAAFPLDEVAAGQVVRGLTVESGVTPQPFDGEVLGVLDDGIGAGVDMIMMSLDSPAIQRAGGIWQGMSGSPVYDAADGRLIGAVAYGLSYGPSPIAGITPFEDMDDYLASAAQGPGRVRIGPAMAKRIAQHSDVTARQAAQGARHLPMPLGVSGISAHRLAAAKQLPYVTKDAYVAGRASSSAVPADIVAGGNIAASVAYGDVTLAGVGTATQVCDGRVVGFGHPMYFSGPASMSMHPAEAIYVQPDSLGAPFKVANLSAPAGTITDDRLTGITGTYEVLPKATTVTSDLTMGARHRVGSTQVTEPRAAAEATFYQLIGNHDRVVDGAIAGTETQSWRITGRDASGKPFGITVGERFTSREDITYEASVALADLVYAFTTLPGVTVDAVTSTGAVTTSTATYRLRGVQQLRQGQWVPLGRKEPALAKAGRKLYLRAVLSGPAGQKLVRSTFIVPKRASGMRGMAMFEGGGSIYSEGVSAESLPGLLKQLKGAVRNDELTAALGLSGRGPGIERSQVLGPVGLVVEGFRQVRVIVR comes from the coding sequence ATGTCACTACCCACCGTCCAGCGTCGAGGGGCCACCCTGGTCGCCCTCGCGTCCACCCTCGGGCTGCTCCTGGCCGCCCCGTTCACGACGTCACCGGCGGTCTCGGTGCCGCCGGCCGGCGACTGCACCGCGGCGTTCCCGCTCGACGAGGTCGCGGCCGGCCAGGTCGTCCGAGGGCTGACCGTCGAGTCCGGCGTCACCCCCCAACCGTTCGACGGCGAGGTGCTGGGCGTCCTCGACGACGGCATCGGCGCCGGAGTCGACATGATCATGATGAGCCTCGACTCGCCGGCCATCCAGCGCGCCGGCGGCATCTGGCAGGGCATGTCCGGCTCACCGGTCTACGACGCCGCCGACGGCCGCCTCATCGGCGCCGTCGCCTACGGCCTCTCCTACGGCCCGTCGCCGATCGCCGGGATCACCCCCTTCGAGGACATGGACGACTACCTCGCCTCGGCCGCCCAGGGCCCGGGCCGGGTGCGGATCGGCCCGGCGATGGCGAAGCGGATCGCTCAGCACAGCGACGTCACCGCCCGACAGGCCGCGCAGGGCGCGCGCCACCTGCCGATGCCGCTCGGTGTCTCCGGCATCAGCGCGCACCGGCTCGCCGCGGCGAAGCAGCTGCCCTACGTCACCAAGGACGCCTACGTCGCCGGGCGCGCGAGCTCGTCGGCCGTACCCGCCGACATCGTGGCCGGTGGCAACATCGCGGCCTCGGTCGCCTACGGCGACGTCACCCTCGCCGGTGTCGGCACCGCGACCCAGGTCTGCGACGGCCGCGTGGTCGGCTTCGGGCACCCGATGTACTTCAGTGGCCCGGCCTCGATGAGCATGCACCCGGCCGAGGCGATCTACGTGCAGCCCGACTCCCTCGGCGCACCGTTCAAGGTCGCCAACCTGTCTGCGCCGGCGGGCACGATCACCGACGACCGGCTGACCGGCATCACCGGCACCTACGAGGTCCTCCCCAAGGCGACCACGGTCACCTCGGACCTCACCATGGGCGCTCGCCACCGCGTGGGGTCGACCCAGGTGACCGAGCCGCGCGCGGCGGCGGAGGCGACCTTCTACCAGCTGATCGGCAACCACGACCGGGTCGTCGACGGCGCCATCGCAGGCACCGAGACCCAGTCGTGGAGGATCACCGGCCGCGACGCCTCCGGGAAGCCGTTCGGCATCACCGTCGGCGAGCGCTTCACCTCGCGCGAGGACATCACCTACGAGGCCAGCGTCGCGCTGGCCGACCTCGTCTACGCGTTCACCACGCTGCCCGGGGTGACCGTGGACGCGGTCACCTCCACTGGCGCGGTCACGACCAGCACGGCGACGTACCGGCTCCGGGGCGTGCAGCAGCTGCGCCAGGGCCAATGGGTGCCCCTGGGCCGCAAGGAGCCGGCGCTCGCCAAGGCCGGCCGCAAGCTGTACCTGCGGGCGGTGCTGTCCGGTCCCGCCGGCCAGAAGCTGGTGCGCAGCACCTTCATCGTGCCCAAGCGCGCCTCCGGGATGCGCGGGATGGCGATGTTCGAGGGTGGAGGCTCTATCTACTCCGAGGGCGTCTCCGCCGAGTCGCTGCCGGGGCTGCTGAAGCAGCTCAAGGGCGCCGTGCGCAACGACGAGCTGACGGCCGCCTTGGGCCTGTCCGGCCGCGGCCCCGGTATCGAGCGCTCGCAGGTGCTCGGCCCGGTCGGCCTGGTGGTCGAGGGGTTCCGGCAGGTGCGCGTGATCGTGCGCTGA
- a CDS encoding NADP-dependent oxidoreductase: MPTHTREIHLSARPSGLPGPEHFRTVEVSLPDLGENEVLVRNTFLSVDPYMRGRMNDVKSYVPPFALDAPLDGGAVGVVEESRSDRLRPGDTVLHMAGWREHAVLPAAHARPLDTGRAPASAYLGVLGMPGLTAYVGLTRIAEMREGDTVYVSGAAGAVGSVAGQIARLLGAGKVVGSAGSREKVAWLVDELGFDAAFDYHDGPVAEQLAPHAPIDVYFDNVGGEHLEGAIFHMADFGRIAACGAIAGYNAEAPEPGPRNLMMIVTKRLTLRGFTVSNHQEAASDFYRDAGAWLAAGDLVYRETFVDGLDSMVDAFRGLYSGDNVGKMLVRL; the protein is encoded by the coding sequence ATGCCCACGCACACCCGCGAGATCCACCTGTCCGCCCGTCCCTCCGGGCTGCCGGGTCCCGAGCACTTCCGAACCGTCGAAGTGAGCCTGCCGGACCTCGGCGAGAACGAGGTGCTGGTGCGCAACACGTTCCTCTCCGTCGACCCCTACATGCGCGGGCGCATGAACGACGTGAAGTCCTACGTCCCACCCTTCGCGCTGGACGCCCCGCTCGACGGCGGCGCCGTCGGCGTGGTCGAGGAGTCGAGGTCGGACCGGCTCCGCCCCGGCGACACCGTGCTGCACATGGCGGGGTGGCGCGAGCACGCCGTCCTGCCCGCCGCCCACGCCCGGCCGCTCGACACCGGGCGCGCACCGGCCTCGGCGTACCTCGGCGTCCTCGGCATGCCCGGCCTCACGGCGTACGTGGGACTCACCCGCATCGCCGAGATGCGCGAGGGCGACACCGTGTACGTCTCGGGTGCGGCCGGGGCGGTCGGCTCGGTGGCCGGGCAGATCGCGCGCCTGCTGGGCGCGGGGAAGGTGGTCGGCTCGGCCGGGTCGCGAGAGAAGGTGGCGTGGCTGGTCGACGAGCTGGGCTTCGACGCGGCCTTCGACTACCACGACGGACCCGTGGCCGAGCAGCTGGCGCCGCACGCGCCGATCGACGTCTACTTCGACAACGTCGGCGGCGAGCACCTCGAGGGAGCGATCTTCCACATGGCCGACTTCGGCCGGATCGCGGCGTGCGGGGCGATCGCCGGCTACAACGCCGAGGCGCCCGAGCCGGGACCTCGCAACCTGATGATGATCGTCACCAAGCGGCTCACCCTGCGCGGCTTCACCGTCTCCAACCACCAGGAGGCCGCCTCGGACTTCTACCGTGACGCCGGCGCCTGGCTGGCCGCCGGCGACCTGGTCTACCGCGAGACGTTCGTCGACGGGTTGGACTCGATGGTCGATGCGTTCCGCGGCCTGTACTCCGGTGACAACGTCGGCAAGATGCTCGTGCGGCTGTAG
- a CDS encoding OsmC family protein codes for MTTQPAPETGPDTWRGIDLTRIGEGRYKATNARGGLVPIGSGGDDPDFTPVELLLAALAGCAAVTVDELTSRRAEPLSFDMTAEGHKVRDDGGQHLVGLTVTFDVTFPEGEAGDAAREFLPLAVRKTHERICTVSRTVELGTPVTYTVAEPHG; via the coding sequence ATGACGACGCAGCCCGCCCCGGAGACCGGCCCCGACACCTGGCGCGGGATCGACCTGACCCGCATCGGCGAGGGCCGCTACAAGGCCACCAACGCCCGCGGCGGACTGGTGCCGATCGGCAGCGGCGGCGACGATCCCGACTTCACCCCGGTCGAGCTGCTCCTGGCCGCCCTGGCCGGGTGCGCGGCCGTCACCGTCGACGAGCTCACCAGCCGCCGCGCCGAGCCGCTGTCCTTCGACATGACCGCCGAGGGTCACAAGGTCCGCGACGACGGAGGCCAGCACCTCGTGGGTCTGACCGTCACCTTCGACGTCACCTTCCCCGAGGGTGAGGCCGGCGACGCCGCACGAGAGTTCCTGCCGCTCGCCGTCCGCAAGACGCACGAGCGCATCTGCACCGTCTCACGCACCGTGGAGCTGGGTACGCCGGTGACGTACACCGTCGCCGAGCCTCACGGCTGA
- a CDS encoding oxidoreductase, whose protein sequence is MAAPRVAPWTEVPRQEGRRFVVTGANSGIGFETAKALAARGACVVLAVRNRAKGKEAAARMTGDVEVRELDVSDLGSVRAFAADLGEVDVLVNNAGVLGVPFGLSPDGVELHLATNHLGHFALANLLLPRLSDRVVVVGSLSHRSGVLDLDDLDWQRRGYSPYAAYAQSKLATLLFLAELQRRLTAAGSTLRATGAHPGSSATAITAGTGNRLTTWVGSWGHGLVGMPPWKGALPILYAATLDVPGNTYVGPHRLGEMSGWPVGVGRSRSATDPDLAKALWEVSESLSGVTFPLA, encoded by the coding sequence ATGGCGGCTCCCCGGGTCGCCCCCTGGACCGAGGTGCCGCGCCAGGAGGGCCGGCGCTTCGTCGTCACCGGGGCCAACAGCGGCATCGGCTTCGAGACCGCCAAGGCCCTGGCCGCCCGGGGCGCCTGCGTCGTCCTCGCCGTGCGCAACCGGGCGAAGGGGAAGGAGGCCGCCGCGCGCATGACGGGCGACGTGGAGGTCCGCGAGCTCGACGTCTCCGACCTGGGCTCGGTACGCGCGTTCGCCGCCGACCTCGGCGAGGTGGACGTGCTGGTCAACAACGCCGGCGTCCTCGGCGTCCCCTTCGGGCTGAGCCCCGACGGCGTGGAGCTGCACCTCGCGACCAACCACCTCGGCCACTTCGCGCTGGCCAACCTGCTGCTTCCCCGGCTGAGCGACCGGGTCGTGGTGGTGGGCTCCCTGTCCCACCGCTCCGGGGTCCTGGACCTCGACGACCTGGACTGGCAGCGGCGCGGCTACTCGCCGTACGCCGCGTACGCGCAGTCCAAGCTCGCCACCCTGCTGTTCCTCGCCGAGCTCCAGCGCCGGCTGACCGCTGCCGGCTCGACGCTGCGGGCGACCGGCGCGCACCCCGGGTCGAGCGCCACCGCGATCACGGCCGGCACCGGCAACCGGCTCACGACCTGGGTCGGCTCCTGGGGACACGGCCTGGTCGGCATGCCGCCCTGGAAGGGAGCGCTGCCGATCCTCTACGCCGCCACCTTGGACGTCCCCGGCAACACCTACGTCGGCCCGCACCGGCTCGGGGAGATGAGCGGCTGGCCGGTCGGCGTCGGGCGCAGCCGCAGCGCCACCGACCCCGACCTCGCCAAGGCCCTCTGGGAGGTCTCCGAGTCGCTCAGCGGGGTCACCTTCCCGCTGGCCTGA
- a CDS encoding peptidylprolyl isomerase has protein sequence MLTRPLAALAAAVLMAGLAGCGDDTGNENTSDSSSTQPTNPDGAPCTYEPAPGASSSVDLPADRAAYDGEVKTTIVTSAGDLHVTLDAKRAPCTVNSFTSLAAQGYYDGTSCHRLTVGDAVAVEVLQCGDPTGTGSGGPGYSYADELSGDEEYPPGTMAMANAGPDTNGSQFFFVHGRWAIPSDYTVFGQVDEDDLKILTDIAEKGVAGGAPEGQPVVPVVIEDITVE, from the coding sequence ATGCTCACGCGACCCCTCGCCGCCCTCGCGGCCGCAGTCCTGATGGCCGGCCTCGCCGGGTGCGGTGACGACACGGGGAACGAGAACACCTCCGACTCCTCCTCGACGCAGCCGACCAATCCCGACGGCGCGCCGTGCACCTACGAGCCTGCCCCCGGCGCGTCGTCCTCCGTCGACCTGCCGGCCGACCGCGCGGCGTACGACGGGGAGGTCAAGACGACGATCGTCACCTCCGCCGGGGACCTGCACGTGACCCTCGACGCGAAGCGGGCGCCGTGCACGGTCAACTCGTTCACCTCGCTGGCGGCGCAGGGCTACTACGACGGGACGTCCTGTCACCGGCTGACCGTCGGGGACGCCGTGGCCGTCGAGGTGCTGCAGTGCGGCGACCCGACCGGCACCGGCAGCGGCGGGCCGGGATACAGCTACGCGGACGAGCTGAGCGGCGACGAGGAGTACCCGCCCGGAACTATGGCGATGGCCAACGCCGGCCCCGACACCAACGGGTCGCAGTTCTTCTTCGTCCACGGCCGCTGGGCCATCCCCAGCGACTACACGGTCTTCGGCCAGGTGGACGAGGACGACCTCAAGATCCTCACCGACATCGCCGAGAAGGGTGTCGCCGGCGGCGCCCCCGAGGGCCAGCCCGTCGTCCCCGTCGTCATCGAGGACATCACCGTCGAGTGA
- a CDS encoding LLM class F420-dependent oxidoreductase, producing MQLGVHYANFSHQDWQHRLEDRLTETARVADQGGVSLFTVMDHWFQMEQLGGPIEPMLEGYTTLGYLAAVTERIRLSLLVTGVTYRHPGLLAKTVTTLDRLSRGRAVLGIGAAWYQREHDGLGVPFPSTGERFERLEETLQVCRQMWSDDDGAYDGTHYRLAETVCVPPPVRPSGVPVLIGGSGERKTLRLVARYADACNLFGEPPEVVSHKLDVLRRHCDDAGRDYDAIEKTMIATADPVGETDDFLASMQQYAALGISLVTTVPAADDPVAWTSEVCERVLPRLAEL from the coding sequence ATGCAGCTGGGAGTGCACTACGCCAACTTCAGCCACCAAGACTGGCAGCACCGGCTCGAGGACCGGCTCACCGAGACCGCCCGCGTGGCCGACCAGGGCGGGGTCTCGCTGTTCACCGTGATGGACCACTGGTTCCAGATGGAGCAGCTGGGCGGCCCGATCGAGCCGATGCTCGAGGGCTACACCACGCTCGGCTACCTCGCCGCCGTGACCGAGCGGATCCGGCTGAGCCTGCTGGTCACCGGGGTCACCTACCGCCACCCGGGCCTGCTGGCCAAGACCGTCACCACGCTCGACCGCCTCTCGCGCGGCCGGGCCGTGCTCGGCATCGGCGCCGCCTGGTACCAGCGCGAGCACGACGGACTCGGCGTGCCGTTCCCCAGCACGGGGGAGCGGTTCGAGCGCCTCGAGGAGACCCTGCAGGTCTGCCGCCAGATGTGGAGCGACGACGACGGGGCCTACGACGGCACCCACTACCGCCTCGCGGAGACCGTGTGCGTCCCGCCGCCGGTGCGCCCCTCGGGTGTGCCGGTGCTGATCGGAGGCTCGGGGGAGCGCAAGACCCTCCGCCTGGTCGCCAGGTACGCCGACGCGTGCAACCTGTTCGGGGAGCCGCCGGAGGTCGTGAGCCACAAGCTGGACGTCCTGCGCCGCCACTGCGACGACGCCGGTCGCGACTACGACGCGATCGAGAAGACGATGATCGCCACCGCCGACCCGGTCGGCGAGACCGACGACTTCCTCGCCTCCATGCAGCAGTACGCCGCCCTCGGGATCAGCCTGGTCACCACGGTCCCGGCCGCGGACGACCCGGTCGCGTGGACCAGCGAGGTGTGCGAGCGGGTGCTGCCCCGGCTGGCCGAGCTCTGA
- a CDS encoding sortase domain-containing protein, whose product MPSHRLSLGGGLLLAALVVSGCGGSSDAEGPQPRRTGSPEGSPAPPTSSPTPTATRSADEPEPPYQVSDGRPRRATVTIPALGLRELRVVPYRGVTDDAPGTEIQNRGHAASPFGPRGGVGPGGVGNYQVTAHRTSSSRAFERLPEVRRGDRVVVRAGGVDYVYRITGTRETSFRSPRSLREQRAAVPGRPGVTATRAMITLSTCATQEDHAVGNYWADEFDNPEHRIDKIGVLVESRRRG is encoded by the coding sequence GTGCCGTCGCACCGGCTGAGCCTCGGTGGCGGGCTGCTGCTCGCCGCCCTGGTGGTGAGCGGGTGTGGCGGCTCCAGTGACGCCGAGGGTCCTCAGCCGCGCCGCACCGGCAGCCCCGAGGGCTCGCCCGCCCCTCCCACGAGCAGCCCCACGCCCACCGCCACCAGGTCCGCGGACGAGCCCGAGCCGCCGTACCAGGTCAGCGACGGGCGCCCCCGGCGGGCGACGGTGACCATCCCCGCACTGGGGCTGCGCGAGCTCCGCGTGGTGCCGTACCGCGGTGTCACCGACGACGCGCCCGGCACCGAGATCCAGAACCGCGGGCACGCCGCCAGCCCGTTCGGGCCGCGCGGGGGAGTGGGGCCGGGCGGCGTCGGCAACTACCAGGTCACCGCGCACCGCACCTCGTCCAGCCGGGCGTTCGAGCGGCTGCCCGAGGTCCGCCGCGGCGACCGGGTGGTCGTCCGCGCCGGAGGCGTCGACTACGTCTACCGGATCACCGGCACCCGGGAGACGTCGTTCCGCTCGCCGCGGTCTCTGCGCGAGCAGCGGGCCGCCGTGCCGGGCCGCCCGGGCGTCACCGCGACCCGAGCGATGATCACGCTGTCGACCTGCGCGACCCAGGAGGACCACGCCGTGGGGAACTACTGGGCCGACGAGTTCGACAACCCCGAGCACCGCATCGACAAGATCGGCGTGCTGGTGGAGAGTCGCCGCCGGGGCTGA
- the chrA gene encoding chromate efflux transporter, whose protein sequence is MAPRPGDVVSLREATRAWFLISLQTFGGPAGQIAVMQRTLVDERRWIGQQRFLFALSYCTLLPGPEAQQLATYVGWLLNGVRGALVAGVLFVLPGVVSLLALSAIYVAYGDTSAVEAVFLGLAPAVVAIVVQAVVRLGSRALTHPALWALAGVAFVALTVFGVPFPVVVLAGAVAGWLLGRAVPGLATRPAASAADDAPPPLVSDDALHAERPSGRRSALVLAVGLPLWMLPVLVAGLLAGRDSVYVDQGLFFSGAAVVTFGGAYAVLAYVAQQAASVYGWLAPGEMVRGLALAETTPGPLIMVVQFVAFVGAYRDPGGLDPWLAAVLAALLTTWVTFVPCFLFILLGAPYVERLRGNRALSSALTGITSAVVGVIASLAVYFAVHTLFSDTRRESAGPLSLELPVLGSLQWSAVAITALGCLLVFWRRWGVLRTMAACTVAGLAWSLATGRL, encoded by the coding sequence ATGGCCCCGCGTCCCGGCGACGTCGTCTCGCTGCGCGAGGCGACCCGTGCCTGGTTCCTGATCTCGCTGCAGACCTTCGGCGGTCCGGCCGGGCAGATCGCGGTCATGCAGCGCACGCTCGTCGACGAGCGCCGGTGGATCGGCCAGCAGCGGTTCCTGTTCGCGCTGTCCTACTGCACGCTCCTGCCCGGCCCCGAGGCCCAGCAGCTCGCGACGTACGTCGGCTGGCTGCTCAACGGCGTACGCGGTGCCCTGGTCGCGGGGGTGCTGTTCGTGCTGCCCGGCGTGGTCTCGCTGCTGGCGCTGTCGGCGATCTACGTCGCCTATGGCGACACCTCGGCCGTCGAGGCGGTCTTCCTCGGGCTCGCGCCCGCGGTCGTGGCGATCGTCGTGCAGGCGGTGGTCCGCCTCGGGTCGAGGGCGCTGACCCATCCGGCGCTGTGGGCACTGGCCGGGGTCGCGTTCGTGGCACTCACGGTCTTCGGCGTGCCGTTCCCGGTCGTGGTGCTCGCCGGCGCAGTGGCCGGCTGGCTGCTCGGCCGTGCCGTACCCGGGCTCGCCACCAGGCCCGCCGCGTCCGCCGCCGACGACGCACCACCGCCGCTCGTCAGCGACGATGCCTTGCACGCCGAGCGGCCGTCCGGCCGCCGCTCGGCGCTGGTCCTGGCTGTCGGCCTCCCGCTGTGGATGCTGCCGGTCCTGGTGGCAGGCCTGCTCGCCGGGCGGGACAGCGTCTACGTCGACCAGGGTCTGTTCTTCTCCGGAGCCGCCGTCGTCACCTTCGGCGGCGCCTACGCGGTGCTCGCCTACGTCGCCCAGCAGGCCGCCAGCGTCTACGGATGGCTGGCGCCGGGGGAGATGGTGCGAGGGCTGGCGCTCGCGGAGACGACCCCGGGGCCGCTGATCATGGTGGTCCAGTTCGTCGCCTTCGTCGGCGCCTACCGGGACCCCGGCGGTCTCGACCCATGGCTGGCGGCCGTCCTCGCCGCGCTGCTGACCACCTGGGTCACCTTCGTGCCCTGCTTCCTGTTCATCCTGCTCGGCGCCCCGTACGTCGAGCGGCTGCGCGGCAACCGTGCCCTGTCGAGCGCGCTGACCGGCATCACCTCCGCCGTCGTCGGCGTCATCGCCAGCCTCGCGGTCTACTTCGCCGTCCACACCCTCTTCTCCGACACGCGCCGGGAGAGCGCCGGACCGCTGTCGCTCGAGCTGCCCGTCCTCGGCTCGCTGCAGTGGTCGGCCGTGGCCATCACGGCCCTCGGCTGCCTGCTCGTCTTCTGGCGGCGCTGGGGGGTGCTGCGCACGATGGCGGCATGCACGGTGGCCGGGCTCGCGTGGAGCCTGGCCACCGGGCGGCTGTGA
- a CDS encoding TetR/AcrR family transcriptional regulator, which produces MSNVRTTYHQRVAEEKRTVIVTAATSLFLELGYDRTSLARIAERSGVSRATLFKQFPTKAALFDAIVTESWSIADEQDLPAAGNVVEGLGTLGRRYAELLGRPQMSDLFRIVIAELPRFPELAQAQFAQGKMPYFDSVRRYLLSEHSAGTVHVEDVDLAATHFLGMISNYVFWPTLLVPGWEVGAVRVAEVVDEAVRTMVARYAAT; this is translated from the coding sequence ATGAGCAACGTCCGGACCACGTACCACCAGCGCGTCGCCGAAGAGAAACGCACGGTGATCGTGACGGCTGCGACCTCGCTGTTCCTGGAGCTGGGCTACGACCGCACGTCGCTGGCGCGGATCGCCGAGCGCTCGGGGGTCTCGAGGGCCACCTTGTTCAAGCAGTTCCCCACGAAGGCAGCCCTCTTCGACGCGATCGTCACCGAGTCCTGGTCGATCGCCGACGAGCAGGATCTTCCCGCGGCGGGCAACGTCGTCGAGGGACTCGGCACCCTCGGGCGCCGCTACGCCGAGCTGTTGGGCCGGCCGCAGATGAGCGACCTGTTCCGGATCGTGATCGCCGAGCTGCCGCGGTTCCCCGAGCTGGCGCAGGCGCAGTTCGCCCAGGGGAAGATGCCCTACTTCGACTCCGTTCGCCGCTACCTCCTCAGTGAGCACAGCGCAGGAACGGTCCATGTCGAGGACGTCGACCTCGCAGCCACCCACTTCCTGGGGATGATCTCCAACTACGTCTTCTGGCCGACGCTTCTGGTGCCCGGGTGGGAGGTCGGCGCCGTACGCGTCGCCGAGGTGGTCGACGAGGCAGTGCGGACCATGGTCGCGAGGTACGCCGCGACCTGA
- a CDS encoding SDR family oxidoreductase encodes MTRFHHQTVLVTGGQGSSHVRAFHAEGANVMIGDIEAERGSALADELGDRARFTRLDVTDERSWAAAVAAAEKTFGSLDVLVNNAGVQNPPAPIESTEQTTWSRILDINLTGTFLGIKAAAPALRRATGGVIVNISSTMGLGGTAHYAPYVASKWAVRGLTQTAALELGRDRIRVNTIHPGVIATPFIHEPAVGATAAISDFYSPGPFAIPRLGEPDDVTRLLLFLTSADASFITGAEYVIDGGLLLGPALQAEPA; translated from the coding sequence ATGACTCGTTTCCACCACCAGACCGTGCTCGTGACCGGCGGCCAAGGCTCCAGCCACGTCCGCGCCTTCCACGCCGAGGGAGCCAACGTGATGATCGGCGACATCGAGGCCGAACGCGGCTCCGCACTCGCAGACGAACTGGGGGACCGTGCTCGCTTCACCCGGCTCGACGTCACCGATGAGAGGTCCTGGGCCGCCGCCGTCGCTGCCGCGGAGAAGACCTTCGGCAGCCTCGATGTGCTCGTGAACAACGCCGGTGTTCAGAACCCCCCGGCGCCGATCGAGAGCACGGAGCAGACCACGTGGTCGCGCATCCTGGACATCAACCTCACGGGCACGTTCCTCGGCATCAAGGCAGCTGCACCCGCGCTGCGCCGCGCGACAGGGGGAGTGATCGTCAACATCTCCTCCACCATGGGCTTGGGCGGTACCGCCCACTACGCGCCGTACGTCGCCAGCAAGTGGGCCGTGCGGGGGCTCACCCAGACTGCAGCGCTCGAGCTCGGCCGCGATCGGATCCGTGTGAACACCATCCATCCAGGGGTGATCGCCACGCCCTTCATCCACGAGCCGGCGGTCGGCGCTACCGCCGCGATCTCGGACTTCTACTCACCCGGGCCCTTCGCCATCCCCAGACTGGGGGAGCCGGACGACGTGACCCGGCTTCTGCTGTTCCTCACCTCTGCGGACGCCTCGTTCATCACGGGCGCGGAGTACGTCATCGACGGGGGACTGCTCCTGGGCCCCGCCCTCCAGGCCGAGCCCGCATGA
- a CDS encoding nitroreductase/quinone reductase family protein → MSTPPGDRAHDVEEEASISHLPEPIRRAIEITPAAGTAERIIDITTWGRRTGLPRRIEIFFYRSAGRTYLCSGAGGAATDWHANLLANPDFTFHLKNGIRADLPARATPVTDLGERHAVLAEIVADLNQPHDPGTIRPTRLDEWADSRLMRVDF, encoded by the coding sequence ATGAGCACGCCACCGGGAGACCGTGCCCACGACGTGGAGGAGGAGGCCTCCATCTCGCACCTGCCGGAGCCCATTCGGCGAGCCATCGAGATCACACCTGCCGCGGGCACGGCGGAGAGGATCATCGACATCACGACGTGGGGACGACGCACGGGCCTGCCCCGCCGCATCGAGATCTTCTTCTACCGATCCGCGGGCAGGACTTACCTCTGCAGCGGGGCAGGCGGCGCTGCGACCGACTGGCATGCGAACCTGCTGGCCAACCCCGACTTCACCTTCCACCTCAAGAACGGGATCAGAGCAGACCTGCCCGCCCGGGCGACGCCGGTCACCGACCTCGGGGAGCGCCATGCCGTGCTGGCCGAGATCGTCGCCGACCTCAACCAGCCCCACGACCCGGGCACCATCAGGCCGACGCGGCTCGACGAGTGGGCCGACAGCCGACTGATGCGCGTCGACTTCTGA
- a CDS encoding SAM-dependent methyltransferase — translation MAELPPVGATGLNPAAARAAETARPDRLFEDRLAGEFTAAYGFDPATAAEMSGPASLTGDIFALRTRFLDDVAGRAGCRQAVIPAAGLDVRAYRLDWPAGTTLYEVDTEPVLAFKADVLARVGSESRCVRTTVAADLREDWVGALVAAGFDPALPTVWLVEGLLGWLPPDAVERLLEQLHAASAPGSRIGLEQVFPAHFRSPVMRELYARTGDDLSTLLPDGQGPEPARWLAGRGWHVSATGVDELAAALGRPVPPMFDPDLPGSSAFVGVPYLLVEAVRPEDS, via the coding sequence ATGGCCGAGCTTCCCCCTGTCGGAGCCACCGGGCTCAATCCCGCCGCCGCACGAGCGGCAGAGACGGCGCGGCCGGACCGGCTCTTCGAGGACCGACTGGCTGGCGAGTTCACCGCCGCGTACGGATTCGATCCCGCAACGGCGGCGGAGATGTCCGGCCCCGCCTCCCTGACGGGCGACATCTTCGCGCTGCGCACCCGATTCTTGGACGACGTGGCCGGGCGGGCCGGCTGCCGTCAGGCGGTGATCCCGGCCGCCGGGCTCGACGTACGGGCCTACCGGCTGGACTGGCCGGCCGGGACCACGCTGTACGAGGTGGACACTGAGCCGGTGCTCGCCTTCAAAGCCGACGTGCTCGCCCGGGTCGGCTCCGAGTCGCGGTGCGTGCGGACGACGGTCGCGGCGGACCTGCGGGAGGACTGGGTCGGGGCACTGGTCGCGGCTGGTTTCGACCCCGCGCTGCCGACGGTGTGGCTGGTCGAGGGGCTGCTCGGCTGGCTGCCGCCGGACGCCGTGGAGCGGCTGCTGGAACAGCTGCACGCGGCGTCCGCCCCGGGCAGCCGGATCGGGCTGGAGCAGGTCTTCCCGGCCCATTTCCGCTCGCCGGTGATGCGCGAGCTGTACGCACGGACCGGGGACGACCTCAGCACCCTGCTGCCGGACGGGCAGGGACCGGAGCCGGCCCGCTGGCTGGCCGGTCGCGGCTGGCACGTCTCTGCGACAGGTGTTGACGAGCTGGCCGCCGCGCTGGGCCGGCCGGTGCCACCGATGTTCGACCCGGACCTGCCGGGCAGCTCGGCCTTCGTCGGCGTCCCGTACCTGCTCGTGGAGGCCGTGCGGCCGGAAGACTCCTAG